The Coregonus clupeaformis isolate EN_2021a unplaced genomic scaffold, ASM2061545v1 scaf0624, whole genome shotgun sequence genome window below encodes:
- the LOC121564749 gene encoding L-rhamnose-binding lectin CSL1: protein MLLGQSILITVLQASLCLGYGTSEIQRRFLTCGDPSLQCDYGVIRVYEVKFRTTDGLSSNKTPKACSDTESFNGVSKRCDGKGKCEVATSGSVCDLCNSAHLTHMYLDVTYGCLESKKVTTCDGDGVVHLECGDGVVFLQKALYGRTDSQTCSQGRPQSQLTNTKCSQEGTLALWSQRCDGKQVCEVNMRETQISDPCYGTYKYLDVTYACLPAKTSITCEHSTSSLDCGKGVIQVFHANYGRRDGSTCSAGRHELSNQNCLQPKTLDVVKQWCEGKSQCTVGHDAVFGDPCYGTYKYLEVSYTCLGGSPTG, encoded by the exons ATGCTCCTTGGACAATCCATTTTAATCACCG TGCTGCAGGCCAGCCTCTGTCTGG GTTATGGAACTTCAGAGATTCAACGCAGGTTCCTGACGTGTGGTGATCCCAGCCTCCAGTGTG attACGGTGTGATCAGGGTGTATGAGGTCAAATTCCGCACAACTGATGGGTTGTCATCAAACAAGACCCCTAAAGCCTGCTCCGATACAGAGTCCTTCAACGGTGTGTCTAAGag GTGTGACGGAAAAGGGAAGTGTGAGGTGGCGACCTCCGGCAGTGTGTGTGACCTCTGTAACTCCGCACACCTGACTCATATGTACCTGGACGTTACCTATGGCTGCCTTGAGAGCA AGAAGGTGACTACCTGTGACGGTGACGGTGTGGTGCATTTGGAATGTG gAGATGGGGTGGTCTTTCTTCAGAAAGCACTGTATGGACGCACAGACAGCCAGACCTGCAGTCAGGGACGACCTCAGAGTCAGCTGACTAACACAAAGTGTTCCCAGGAAGGAACTCTGGCACTGTGGtcacagag GTGTGACGGGAAGCAGGTGTGTGAGGTGAACATGAGAGAGACTCAGATCTCTGACCCTTGTTACGGAACCTACAAGTACCTGGATGTCACCtacgcctgcctgcctgcta AGACCAGTATCACCTGTGAGCACTCTACCAGCTCCCTGGACTGTG gtaaggGTGTGATACAGGTGTTTCACGCTAACTACGGCCGTAGAGATGGCTCTACCTGTTCTGCTGGACGCCACGAGCTCAGCAACCAGAACTGTCTGCAACCCAAAACCCTGGACGTGGTCAAACAATG GTGTGAGGGAAAGAGTCAGTGCACTGTGGGGCATGACGCGGTCTTCGGGGACCCCTGCTACGGAACCTACAAATACCTGGAGGTTTCTTACACCTGTCTGGGAGGCT CCCCTACAGGGTAA